From a region of the Streptomyces sp. NBC_00193 genome:
- a CDS encoding TetR/AcrR family transcriptional regulator: protein MAAAATEVKTAADGLGTRERLVRTASRLLQHGGYENTPVKQLVREAEATLGSLYHFFPGGKQELAVAAIHFGDEEFAEALRFGLSAHADPARALEAVAELLAEALEASDWRDGCPVTTTALESVGRLPELQAACAQAFANWQQLVAAKLLACGHPEAEARELAVTVINTLEGAEMTSQVTRSRTPLLLAGRHLSRLVSSYRGSY from the coding sequence GAAGACGGCGGCGGACGGACTCGGGACGCGGGAGCGGCTGGTCCGCACCGCCTCGCGCCTCCTCCAGCACGGCGGGTACGAGAACACGCCGGTCAAGCAGCTCGTCCGCGAGGCGGAGGCGACCCTCGGCTCGCTGTACCACTTCTTCCCCGGAGGCAAGCAGGAGCTCGCGGTCGCCGCGATCCACTTCGGCGACGAGGAGTTCGCCGAGGCCCTGCGCTTCGGGCTGTCCGCCCACGCGGACCCGGCGCGTGCCCTGGAGGCCGTCGCGGAGCTGCTCGCCGAGGCGCTCGAAGCGTCCGACTGGCGCGACGGCTGCCCCGTGACGACCACCGCGCTGGAATCGGTCGGCCGTCTGCCGGAGCTCCAGGCCGCCTGCGCCCAGGCCTTCGCGAACTGGCAGCAGCTCGTCGCCGCGAAGCTCCTGGCCTGCGGCCACCCGGAGGCGGAGGCGCGCGAGCTGGCGGTCACCGTGATCAACACCCTGGAGGGCGCCGAGATGACCTCCCAGGTCACCCGGAGCCGGACCCCGCTCCTCCTCGCGGGCCGTCACCTGTCACGCCTGGTCTCCTCGTACCGAGGCTCGTACTGA